Sequence from the Bacteroidia bacterium genome:
AGCTGTGATCAGTGATGCCACCCTTGCTTGTTGCGGTGAAGTCCGAACCCCACATGCCATTCGCAGAACCTCTCAGCACACGGCTGTGCTGAATATTGCCTGCCCCCACCTGATCCGCCCAGCATCCATTCTCCACAATGTAGATGGCCATGTTGTATTCACCGGAAGGAAGATCCTTGAAACATTGAGTTTTCACTTTAATGTTCATTGTATTTCCGGAAACAGATTTATGAATGCCGATCCCCACATCCGCTGGCTTATCAATAGTAGCCAAAGCCGCCGAACGTGCTACGCCCCAGGAAGTATCCTGCTTCATAAAACTACCCTCTGAGAAACGGGGAGTTCCGGGTATATCGTAAGCATTGGTAAACCACAGAGAAAAACTGGTGTTCAGGGTGTCATCTACTCCGCAATGGACGTGAAGGCCAACCATTTTTCCGGCGTTTGTATCCAAACATCCTTCATAAATTGGATGATACGCTGTACATGCTCCGCAGTTCACCCCGGTGAACTTGAAAAGCAGGGCTTTACGGGCGGTGGATAGATTGGTGATTTCATTTTCATCTACCGGTGCCTCCACAACTTTGGTACAGGAGTAGGCAAAAATGGAAACGGTGGCTACAAGGAACAATCTGAACTTCATAAGGACGATTTTTGTTTTATCAAATATAACCAGAAAACTCTGGGTTTCATTGTATAAGACCCGAACAAGAGAGTAAAAGTTGCCCCCTGTTGTAGAAATTTAAATCTCTGAGTAAATGTAAGTTAATTATAATCAATCACTTACAATGGAATATTACCATGTTTTTTTCTGGGCAGGCTAACGGATTTGTTCGCCAGCATTTGAAAGGCAGAGATCAGGCGCAAGCGGGTATCCTCCGGCCTGATCACTTCATCTATAAAACCTCGTTCGGCAGCGCGGTAAGGGTTAGCGAACATTTCGTTGTACTCTGCTTCCTTTTCCTTCCATTTCTCTGCCGGATCCTTTGCCTTGGAGATCTCATTTTTGAAGATGATCTCGGCGGCACCTTTGGCTCCCATCACAGCGATCTCTGCGCCGGGCCAGGCGAAGTTAAGATCCGCGCCAATGTGTTTGGAGTTCATCACATCATAAGCTCCGCCGTATGCTTTCCGTGTGATTACGGTGATGCGAGGTACAGTGGCTTCACAGAAGGCATAGAGCAGCTTGGCTCCGTTGCTGATGATGGCATTCCATTCCTGATCTGTTCCGGGAAGAAACCCGGGAACATCTTCGAATACCAGCAGCGGAATATTAAAACTGTCGCAGAAGCGAACAAATCGTGCCGCTTTGGTTGACGCATGGATATCGAGTACTCCGGCGAGGTAGGCAGGCTGATTGGCCACAATGCCTATGCTGCGGCCGGCCATACGGCCGAAACCGA
This genomic interval carries:
- a CDS encoding Omp28-related outer membrane protein, producing MKFRLFLVATVSIFAYSCTKVVEAPVDENEITNLSTARKALLFKFTGVNCGACTAYHPIYEGCLDTNAGKMVGLHVHCGVDDTLNTSFSLWFTNAYDIPGTPRFSEGSFMKQDTSWGVARSAALATIDKPADVGIGIHKSVSGNTMNIKVKTQCFKDLPSGEYNMAIYIVENGCWADQVGAGNIQHSRVLRGSANGMWGSDFTATSKGGITDHSFTYNLGTIGVEYWNASNLEVVAVIYKMNGADPVEVINCNTTNGNN